The DNA segment CAGcactagacaagcaacaggcaacaacaaaagaccctgaaacctgctgaagcatcagaagacattttgagtgataacacactgtttgatgggaagtgattcgtttgagactgtaaggagtggtgtatcaggcctcactaggccgcaggtgtctatgtgtttagtctgtaagcgctgttgtggatatattattgcaTATTGTATATTTTGCCaaaggtatttgatttattttaatggtaatcaacgcatttatctgaatcgcaacttaacaccattgtgcattcgctgtaaaagaattGATACCataagtaagatctattcaatccgctgtttttgctgtaacacagaccgctATATCAGATGGAAATGATAACAATCCTCTTAAGCTTGACTGGGTGTACACAAGCGAtatgggtgccaccgcaaccaaaaATGAATGTGTAGGTCACGCTAGCGAATCTAACAGGACGAGATTCAATTTGcttgtccatagcatctccagggaaccccttttcaacatgcctagttggtgtccctttgggtgcatggcccataccatcgtcactgaccagtgtggtccccccgaacaacggcacagtcactgatatgtgggacctatggactgttcaattgccattggcccagttagagcctcaggaAATAGAGTTACTCGGCTCCATATgaatggacttttgtttgttttttaaatatacagggagaaatcaaacacatgcacgGAGACATTATACATCGCAATGCaagcgcttggtgcaactataccacaagcaacatatctaaatcaattaatcaaccacttgctttaccccatggggtatttctcatttgtggggatGCTGCTtagccatccatcccatcccatataaagggaggtccctgtagtctagggacattaacgcttttaacaccaaatcagatcatgataattggccaccgaaatacacgatactGAGGGAAAAGatcaattcatgcttttacctcagattgcaaaggcaatatcggattttggaatagtggcgaaataatcactgcatcactcTTAGCTCCCGGGATTGCAGCCTCCCGGGCTCTAGCTACCCCaaagaaattgggatgttggctaACCAaaaagactaatgctacttctcaggccttaagtagtttgcttttagatgttgattcGGTTAGACATGCAACTTCACAAAATCgtgcagcaattgattttttacttttggCACAAGGGCATGGGTGTGAAGAATTTGATGGTATTTGTTGTATAAATCTCTCCGATCACTCGGAATCTATTCATCGTAGCCTTCAATGACTGAAAGAGGATGTTAAAAAGCTGCAGAttgatgatggatggggttggatagaaagtctttttagtgattggggaattagtggttggcttaaatgttttaattctattgtgtgttatctgtggcctccttctcatcattccgtgtttgctatcctgtctgcaaagggccctgcagaggatggtaaacactgcatttttggtagaaaaacaaaaagggggagatgtgggaattGGCTGGGCCGCTggcggccttgacggtcttgatggaatagagccatttctatgagctaattattttgtgcacccatggttgaaaaacaggaggaaaggaacgaagaaacaggatgggaaaatccaactctttgataagcgtgaaggtcatgtgaatggacacatgatgaccaatcagaagaacaaaggagctacatgccaaaagaccctcaccaatgagactttgggggtgggggacaaggggatataaaaatgttatgattaaccattaaagtgcttctgctgctgcttctgcttctgcttgcttttgcttgccttgttactgccgtaacttattgtggcgtgctgccacataTAACAACATTACTTTTAATGCGCAAGGGTTACAgtggatattgacttggcaaagcttACAATGATATAATGTCTGATTTTGCAAAACTATAAAATATAGCAGattgacaaacttacaacaacattacccttatgtgcctatAAATCAAGTCAGAgatagagaggaaaacaaaaggagagataagagaaaagataccaccacccttggatccagcagcAGTTTCTGCTGGTGGTTGGGGTCCTCCAGTGGCGGGCGCATGCCAAGAGGCTTGCCCGTTCTCCTTTTAAACCCTTTGACTGCCTGTCACTGGTCCTCCGGGGAGGAGTATTGTTGTGCTTGCACAGTCGTTCTCATAGTTTCACAAAAGCTCTTGAAATGAGTCAGTGAGCACAGGggggggtcttggtggtctcacagttCCCCTCTGCAGAGTTGACCTTCAGCTTTGCGCAAGCGTTTAACTTCCTTGCCTATGTGGCATCTCAGAGGGATAGAGGTGGCATTCGCAAGACAGCATCCCGCCTCCACAGGGTTCCGCTTGCCTGCCATGGTCCCTTATCAAGTGAGGAAGATTGCTTGCAAAGGTACAAAGTACAATGCCTCATTTGTAAGTTTGCTTGATTCAAGCATCTCTGTCTTCATTTCTCAAGACAGATGTTTGCGACAATTGCTCACTCTGACTTGGGGCTCCACAGTAACCATTCtcttactattttaaaaatattatttgaattAATATATTGCAACCACTGTACCTTTTGAAGGTAGAGCAGAGCAGTGGTTTATTGCTATTTATGATTATTCCTTACTTAACTGGTGTCAGTATTGGGATTTTTTGATGCATGAAAGTATTTCCTCATTCATGAAGCGTAGTTCTTGAGGAGAGATCTAAAACTGTTTCTGTGTGGGAGTTAAGTTAGCATTATTTCATTATACAACATTTAAGACTCCCATTTGATCCAGTGTTGATATATTTCCTGTAAAATGACAATATGCAAGATTTTAAAGCTTTATAAATGTAGAAAATATAAATTTAACCCCTCCAAATTCTGTTCTGCATCTGCTTCCTCTCTGTCTGCCAATTTAAGTTTGATCCTCCAGTTGCTTATGCATATGCTTAATCTTAGACATATGAGTAGATTTACTGAATTCCAAAGGAGTTTCTGGCTGAGGTCTTAGATTGTAAGTTCTGGTCCAGGGATGTACCCTTCTATAAATCTACCTAATGGATAGCACATTGTAGGGGCCAACATCAGCAGCAATGTTAGTAGTAAATAACAAATGCATCTACGTTCCTGCTAAGCATTTTAAGCAAACAATGCTTTACTTTAAGGAACTTACAACAAAGGTAAATACCAATAGGATACCAGAGTTTTGCTTGAGTTAAATCCTAAAGGCCATAGATCAGCTGTGTACTAGTACGTTTTTCAGATAAGATGaatttctttgttctgtttttggAAAACATTTAGCACAGTAAGATCATGAGTATTCCTGCATCCTCTTACAATAAAAATCATTGTGTGGGATGATGTGTGGCAGGGGAATGAAAATTGTACCACTGTTATTTAATTGCAATTGCATCACATCTGCATTGCTAAAACAGTTACTAAGAATGTACTTTCTCCATCCTTTACACAGTAGTGTCCTTATCTTACCCTTACAGTGCCTTCCCATGTTTACTGCCTTCTCCGAACATCTCCCCTTCCTTACATATTCCTTTCCTCCACCAGATGCTGAAGGATGCCTGTGACAATGCCCTCAAGGACTTCCACCATGAGGCAGAGCTGCTGACTAACCTGCAACATGAGCATATCGTCAAGTTCTATGGCGTCTGTGTCGTGGGTGATCCACTCATCATGGTCTTTGAATATATGAAGAAAGGAGATCTTAACAAATTCCTCAGGTAAATCCACCAACATGTGTTGTGCTGGAAAGTCAGAAGTGGGCAGAGAAGCTAGGCATTGCTGGTACTTAATGCCTGAAAAACGAGGACAACTAAGAGTGAAAATCTGTGCAACACTCTGCTGATTCATCTTGTGTACTGTGATGTGGGGCTTATTATTTCAACTATTAAACTTTTTtaatctcaacccatgagttttctcacttttacccttctaattctcttcccccatcccactgggggagagTGAGccagcggctgtgtggtgcttagttgccgggtggggttaaaccacgacagggTATCACAAAGGCATTTCAATATCTTGAGATCTCTTCTGCCTAAGGATAACTAGGGGATACCACCATTTTGGAAAGATATCTGTGTAATGCATGCTACTGACAAAGCTGTAAAGCAGTCAAACTAATGGTATATTCGTatcaagcattgcctattgcactacttcggatacgtgtaaaacctaggaccaaagaaaatttgagcccttttaaaatactgtatgggagaccatatcaggctaaatatcaaggggaagatttgaaacAGTTGgtaaatcagtatctacagaattatgttatatccttaggaaaacaattagaaaagattagtaaaaatgtcttgggtaccagggctaaagggttagatcactcgatccatccatttagccctggagagtgggtttatgttaagaatttttgaGGTGATCCACTaggagagaagtggaatggaccttaccaggtattgctgaccactttcactgcaatcaagattcgaGAACAACTGGCCCGGATCCATCATTCTCGACTGAAGAaagctcctaaaccaggatggatggttgaaaaggctggcagtttgaaactgCGATTGcagcggtaactttgttaaacctaggctgaTTAGCGAATGCCACAGGAGCTAAAGATTTTtagatttgtactgccttaccaaaaggtaacatgagactccctttatatggggtagggtctactcattggaattgtaacaataatacttggcccgattTTTGGTGAAGACACGAaggaggatactgcgatcacgacaactcgagcTACGTGACTGGaacaagatttgacctacagatattagataacaacacccagatattggtcagcaataatagttgcctatggaaagcaaggtCCAACGCTTGTTCGTGCCGACCCCCTtctatacacacaaaaattgtacttgcagggatgggtggaatgattattagATCAACAAAACTATAGTAGAAGTGGGAACATGGGATGTGAAAGGGACAGGTGcgatatatattgatttttgtaacagaacccaattagaaacctatagcccctcgaactgggattattttaggaatgtatcaattGGCTGAGTAAACCACAGAACATTTTACgcagctaatctcacagccactgacaggccctgtaaattacccaatgggtattggtggctatgtggtgatggcattagcagaaagcgactccctgcgggttggaagggaatgtgtcaCCTAGTTAGTCAGGACCAAACATATAaacagtcccaaatacctaaaagcatattaaaaacaTCATGGAGATGAGCCAAATGGGAAGAtgacccacttgtaagtaggggaacaaaatatCATAGCTTTGTCAAATGATTTTTACCCtggctaggagtaagcgaactagagaaagccataataaacatttccacagttttagaaaaaattgaaaatctaacaataagtactgtaaaaaatttacagacagaagtatcatccttTAGTAAAGTTGTactacagaaccgaatggcattagatttattgactgccaaagaagggggagtatgtatgatcattaataccagttgctgttcatatatcaataaagacagacagatagaagcagatttgaacacactctgggagaaaacacgagtattccatgaagtatctttggatgatacttccttagggttttgagatttatgggataaattaacctcttggctccctaatttagaagggttaaaacaattattcatgAAATTAATCACGctgattgttttaaaaaaatttgtttggATATCTCTCATATCCTTTGGTGTtatcaggattcagttgagacatacagtgactggaacaaaaaaaaacaaaaaacaaactgttgggattcctggaagagcagggacatattgtgagcaacccagacactctgaatatggacttgatcagtCTGTAGCAGTACAGGCCTCAAGGacatcgagaggccggctgtggataaacagatgctctaaggccggctgcgggtaaacagacgttctatgaatagtgaccaatcatagtcGAGTACTGTCTGTATAATCTGGGTGTTCTATAAATAGATgctctatgaataatgaccaatcataaccAAGTGCTGtactgagtgctgtctatatattCCAGatgctctgctaataaagttgactgttattgATCATATTGATAGAGTCCTAGATCCTGTCgcaacaacaaaccaaaattaaGTGACAAATAaaaaccggaaaatactttttaCGGACCCTtggaatgaaagactgaagaaatttgaaaataatacctacaaaatacaatagtgaggattcgtagctttctagctacaaatcctcaaaagaaaaggagagatttGATACCCGtgaatgtaaaatttccacttacttgagtgactgtaattaaactaaagtagatccttgctgttttgagaagacaggaaagctctaagacaaagaggctcctaaataaccctacttagacaaacttgacttgctgttttggggggggatagcaaagctctaagatagagagactcctaaataatgttgtttggacagcttggccttgggagggcagatgcaccaagctacagagataaagaggcaccgagagggcaacaagaccagagcaaaacaacctagaaggacacagtatacgtaatcttagaattgagtttgcgcagaaacaaaggtcaaccagcggacactgcgatgaggagtataagccttcatcttaagacccccaaagaccacccgaggatgctaacagatATGCGTGGaaaacattaacatatgctaattagttctcggaaaagtcatgaatatgctaagcatttcttggaaatgaatgtgtatattgtgattgtatttaacctgacatgacagggtgtttggcgcgcacgtttggaggagagataccccgtgtgcctggtgccgtaataaagaatacctgcttaatagccttctgactattgagtcttcaattccggcttttcgcGGCATCAATACCATTGcacaatataaaaatattctccACGTCTTCTGAATAGTAGAAAAAGGTTGAATTCTGCTATCTGCATTCCAGTTCATGCTTACAGATGCACCTCTGTCTTTCGAaagccactgaaggcgaagggctctggagcagaggctcgcgctgagggaccctttctccagtggcaaaaccacagcagctaggcggcaaaagcgccgagagagagagagagagagagagagagagagagagagagagagagagagagagagagagagagagagaagaccccagcaccaccacccccccccccccccaccccccagtgggaaagagggagttgcaaatgagcggcagctctgactcagtgggggcggagtcgagtgtaacagtggccaaacaccctcactataagagcagcccccagggagtgAGAGCGACAGGGAGTGCCGGCAAAcggagccggcaaacagagccggcgtaGCAGTTTGCACAGGCAGGGTGTGCGGGGAAGgcgagcaggcagggtgcagtcccccctcctggctactcaagtagtgggcatcgcccttccaggagatattctagccatggttaccacccgtgggaaagctcttgctagaaggagtgtggggacccagatggaggccccacgcaagaacgcaggtgtccaggtctctggctgcagggagtgcctgagcctggcactcgtaccagaggacagcagagacaacggctgtgttcggtgtgagcaggtgaatgatctgctcagcctggtgacagagctgaaagaggaagtggagaggttaaggagcatccgggagtgtgagagagagatcgactggtggagccgcaccctgccctccctgaggccgaggcagcaggaggcggctccacaaaaagcagagaaccccctaccctcttgccaccgagcagaaagaggggccctaagagatggggggggaatggaaacgggtccctgctaggggtggcaagcgaatcccctcccagcctccctcacctgcccagttgcccttaagcaacagatatggggctctggaatgtgagggaccggccacagaggatgcgGGTGAAGTTCCATCCACGGGGTTccctaggacgagtcagtcaa comes from the Opisthocomus hoazin isolate bOpiHoa1 chromosome W, bOpiHoa1.hap1, whole genome shotgun sequence genome and includes:
- the LOC142365542 gene encoding BDNF/NT-3 growth factors receptor-like, which produces MKMLKDACDNALKDFHHEAELLTNLQHEHIVKFYGVCVVGDPLIMVFEYMKKGDLNKFLSLALGGQMHQATEIKRHREGNKTRAKQPRRTQYT